Proteins encoded in a region of the Benincasa hispida cultivar B227 chromosome 2, ASM972705v1, whole genome shotgun sequence genome:
- the LOC120071099 gene encoding serine/threonine-protein phosphatase PP1 isozyme 2-like, protein MDPSLLDDIINRLLEVRGRVGKQVQLSESEIRQLCQVSREIFLQQPNLLELEAPIKICGDIHGQYSDLLRLFEYGGLPPHANYLFLGDYVDRGKQSLETICLLLAYKIKYPENFFILRGNHECASINRIYGFYDECKRRFNVRLWKTFTECFNCLPVAALVDEKILCMHGGLSPDLNNLDQIRNMSRPTDVPDAGLLCDLLWSDPSKDVQGWGMNDRGVSFTFGADKVTEFLQKHDLDLICRAHQVVEDGYEFFANRQLVTIFSAPNYCGEFDNAGAMMSVDETLMCSFQILKPADKKPKLNFGSTTTTKPGNPPAGVKSFLGTKA, encoded by the exons ATGGACCCTTCACTTCTCGACGATATTATCAATCGTCTTCTCGAGGTTCGTGGCCGCGTCGGCAAGCAGGTTCAGTTGTCCGAGTCCGAGATCCGACAACTCTGTCAAGTTTCTAGAGAGATTTTCTTGCAGCAGCCTAATTTGTTGGAGCTTGAGGCACCTATCAAGATTTGTG GTGACATACATGGGCAATATTCTGATCTATTAAGGCTTTTCGAATATGGTGGGTTACCTCCTCATGCTAACTACTTATTTTTGGGTGATTATGTTGATCGAGGCAAGCAAAGTCTAGAAACCATATGTCTTCTCCtggcatataaaataaaatacccaGAGAATTTTTTCATATTGAGAGGGAACCATGAATGTGCTTCTATAAACCGAATATATGGCTTCTATGATGAGTGTAAAAGACGATTTAATGTTAGGTTATGGAAGACGTTTACGGAGTGCTTTAACTGCCTGCCTGTGGCAGCTCTGGTTGATGAAAAAATTCTGTGCATGCATGGAGGTTTGTCTCCTGACCTGAATAATTTGGATCAAATTAGAAATATGTCAAGACCAACAGATGTACCAGATGCTGGTTTGCTCTGTGATCTTCTCTGGTCTGATCCTAGTAAAGATGTTCAAGGTTGGGGAATGAACGACAGGGGtgtttcatttacttttggtGCTGACAAGGTGACAGAATTTCTTCAGAAGCATGATTTGGATCTCATTTGTCGTGCACATCag GTTGTGGAGGATGGATATGAGTTCTTCGCAAATCGTCAACTTGTAACTATTTTTTCAGCACCTAATTACTGTGGCGAGTTTGATAATGCTGGTGCCATGATGAGTGTGGACGAGACGCTTATGTGTTCATTTCAAATACTAAAGCCTGCAGATAAGAAACCTAAGTTGAACTTTGGAAGCACTACCACGACAAAGCCTGGAAACCCTCCGGCAGGGGTTAAG TCCTTCCTTGGTACAAAAGCATGA